The proteins below come from a single Dasypus novemcinctus isolate mDasNov1 chromosome 22, mDasNov1.1.hap2, whole genome shotgun sequence genomic window:
- the SFTA2 gene encoding surfactant-associated protein 2: MLGGGLPLLLLLTVLGGSHGTGPGMTLQLKLQEPLPGGLSWDSSLLGPELCRLLRLPPGTNVTEHRAGPPLRTACGADGQ; this comes from the exons ATGCTGGGGGGCGGGCtgcccctcctgctcctcctgaCCGTCCTCGGGGGCTCCCACGGGACAG GCCCCGGCATGACTCTGCAACTGAAGCTGCAAGAGCCTCTTCCCGGCGGCCTCTCCTGGGACTCCAGCCTGCTCGGCCCGGAG CTCTGTCGCCTCCTCCGCCTGCCGCCAGGCACCAACGTCACCGAGCACCGGGCGGGACCCCCGCTCCGCACGGCCTGCGGCGCCGACGGGCAGTGA